In Mucilaginibacter celer, one DNA window encodes the following:
- a CDS encoding TonB-dependent receptor domain-containing protein — translation MAQVKVNGKITDANKSPVAFVVVNLGQQNSEQTRVVQTDSLGIFHFTNVDKGTYLLSISYTGYQKIELKLNLNNDTTVNIMLRTSTNQLNEVTITANKASVENRSDKLVYNVATSVTATGADALTAISQVPGIRVGDNDLGIVGKGAVKVMVNELLVQLSGTDLLRYLRSISANQLSRIELIKNPGAAYDAEGNAGLINITLKNTKKRGYSGSVQVNDKQWLHSPASVYGTSNYWWLNAGGDINYNTDKLSAYASINVDHDHELEGFETDIYYPKQTWLQTDTGSYRYHNLNFVAGTDYRLSPKVTAGVNYQGGKNTYDGSDHVNNPIINNSTGAIDSTLRTYATYHPVAISNAINLHSTISLDTAGGRLVLNADYFNYYRTDRSDFESNSYLANGSLIATNRNRYHDTNKQDINIYTFKADVTVPTKYARFAFGAKLSFINNYSNAFYYKRLANDSLKYDDNLSNEFTYTENTQSVYGSMNREEGKWKYQAGLRVERTETKGFSHTLNQTTINNYTKFFPSATITYRAGVDHSIALNFGRRINRPTFWNLNPFKSLFTAYSYGEGNPYLQPEYNTNFELSHTYKNRLTSAIFVNVTNNGFNNVTIARPDTNLVFTTPLNFIKTYRIGISENYSLQAFSWLDNNNQLTVYHTDAKSALSQVRGISGFGAYIATTNNIYFNSSKTFAGAVNFWYQFPEIDHIGRSDAYYKLDLGFKASVAKRKIDVSFLMNDVFRSSASAVITTVNGVRQKFTNFQINRYAMLGFSYHFGNSQNKAEKQDTGNLDERGRVH, via the coding sequence TTGGCCCAGGTAAAAGTTAATGGTAAAATAACCGATGCTAATAAAAGCCCCGTAGCCTTCGTTGTGGTAAACCTCGGGCAGCAAAACTCTGAGCAAACAAGGGTGGTACAAACAGATTCGTTAGGGATATTTCATTTTACCAATGTGGATAAAGGCACTTACCTGCTCAGTATCAGCTATACCGGCTATCAAAAAATCGAATTGAAGTTAAATCTTAACAATGATACAACGGTCAACATTATGTTGAGGACCAGCACCAACCAGCTTAATGAAGTAACCATAACCGCCAATAAAGCCTCTGTTGAAAACCGGAGCGACAAGCTGGTTTACAATGTAGCAACCAGCGTAACTGCCACCGGTGCTGATGCGCTTACCGCCATTAGCCAGGTGCCGGGCATCCGTGTAGGTGATAATGACCTGGGCATTGTTGGTAAAGGGGCTGTTAAAGTGATGGTAAACGAACTCCTCGTTCAGTTATCAGGTACTGATCTCCTCAGGTATTTAAGGTCGATCTCGGCAAACCAGTTATCCCGGATCGAACTGATCAAAAACCCGGGCGCGGCCTATGATGCAGAAGGTAATGCCGGGCTGATCAATATCACCCTAAAAAACACAAAAAAACGCGGTTATTCGGGTAGTGTACAGGTTAATGATAAGCAATGGCTGCATAGCCCGGCCTCTGTTTACGGCACCAGCAATTACTGGTGGTTAAACGCCGGCGGCGATATCAACTATAACACCGATAAACTATCGGCTTACGCCAGCATAAATGTTGATCACGACCATGAACTGGAAGGCTTTGAAACCGATATTTATTATCCCAAACAAACCTGGCTGCAAACGGATACCGGCAGCTACCGCTACCATAACCTGAATTTTGTTGCCGGGACCGATTACCGGCTTAGTCCGAAAGTAACTGCCGGAGTAAATTACCAGGGCGGAAAAAATACATACGATGGTTCGGACCATGTAAATAACCCAATTATCAATAACAGCACCGGCGCTATCGATTCAACGCTGCGCACTTATGCAACTTATCATCCGGTAGCCATCAGTAACGCGATTAATCTTCACAGCACCATAAGCCTGGATACTGCGGGCGGCAGGTTGGTGCTCAATGCCGATTATTTTAATTATTACCGCACAGATCGGTCGGACTTTGAGAGTAACAGCTACCTTGCCAACGGCTCGTTAATTGCCACCAACCGCAACCGTTATCACGATACCAATAAACAGGATATCAACATTTACACTTTTAAGGCTGATGTTACAGTACCCACCAAATATGCCCGCTTCGCTTTTGGTGCCAAGTTGAGTTTTATCAACAATTACAGCAATGCCTTTTATTATAAACGATTAGCTAATGATTCATTAAAGTATGATGACAACCTGAGCAATGAGTTCACTTATACCGAAAACACCCAATCGGTTTACGGCAGCATGAACCGGGAGGAGGGTAAATGGAAATACCAGGCAGGCTTACGGGTTGAACGTACCGAAACCAAAGGCTTTTCGCACACACTTAACCAAACCACCATTAACAATTACACTAAATTTTTTCCATCGGCCACTATTACCTACCGGGCCGGGGTTGACCATAGTATAGCGCTTAATTTTGGCCGCAGGATAAACCGCCCTACTTTCTGGAACCTTAATCCATTTAAAAGCCTGTTTACCGCTTATAGTTATGGTGAGGGTAACCCCTATCTGCAGCCCGAGTATAATACCAATTTCGAATTATCGCATACTTATAAAAACAGGCTTACATCCGCCATATTTGTAAACGTTACCAACAATGGCTTCAACAATGTAACCATTGCCCGGCCGGATACTAATTTGGTTTTTACTACGCCGCTTAATTTTATTAAAACCTATCGCATCGGAATTTCTGAAAATTATTCATTACAGGCTTTTAGCTGGCTCGATAATAATAACCAGTTAACCGTTTATCATACCGATGCCAAATCAGCCTTGAGCCAGGTTAGGGGTATCAGCGGTTTTGGGGCTTATATCGCCACAACTAATAATATCTACTTTAATAGCAGTAAAACTTTTGCAGGCGCTGTAAACTTTTGGTACCAGTTTCCGGAAATTGACCATATTGGCCGAAGCGATGCGTACTATAAACTTGATCTGGGCTTTAAAGCTTCGGTTGCCAAAAGGAAGATTGATGTATCTTTTTTAATGAATGATGTGTTCCGGAGCAGCGCTTCGGCGGTAATTACTACGGTTAATGGGGTGAGGCAAAAGTTTACTAATTTCCAGATTAACCGGTACGCTATGCTGGGATTTAGTTATCATTTTGGTAATAGCCAAAATAAGGCCGAGAAACAGGATACCGGGAATTTGGATGAGCGGGGAAGGGTGCATTAA
- a CDS encoding nucleotide pyrophosphohydrolase, which yields MTIEEAQQLVDNWIKTTGIRYFNELTNTAILMEEVGEVARIMARQYGEQSFKKSDTEVNLADEMADVLFVLICLANQTGINLTNALEKNLEKKSIRDADRHKNNEKLK from the coding sequence ATGACCATAGAAGAAGCCCAGCAACTGGTTGATAATTGGATCAAAACAACCGGCATCCGGTATTTTAACGAACTCACCAACACCGCCATTTTAATGGAAGAAGTTGGCGAGGTGGCCCGCATTATGGCCAGGCAATACGGCGAGCAATCGTTCAAAAAATCGGATACAGAAGTTAACCTCGCCGATGAAATGGCCGATGTGCTTTTTGTGCTGATATGCCTGGCCAACCAAACCGGCATCAACCTCACCAACGCTTTAGAGAAAAACCTGGAGAAGAAAAGCATACGGGATGCTGATCGACATAAAAACAATGAAAAACTAAAATAA
- a CDS encoding DUF4349 domain-containing protein translates to MKTYFIFSVGFCLILSSCNHPREQKVQISDVMLTPTPAVSEMESVGNADMARRPSPQPPTNADTAKKIIKEGNIRFETRNPKAARQNIVGSLQKLGGYLAEENETNSGETNQKEYSLKIRVPSKNFDAFLNGLTSSADHIESKNIHIRDVTTQFIDTRAEISNNKQLEQRYLQLAAKATKMTDLLAIEDKLASIRTAIDSAQGQLNYLSSQVSYSSLDISFYTRQAGEVNPGTGFAYKFKTALGEGWEVLQNMFFALIALWPLLAVIVVVWLLVKRWRKRKNMVIAPQDIA, encoded by the coding sequence ATGAAAACTTATTTTATTTTTTCTGTTGGTTTCTGCCTGATATTATCCTCCTGCAACCATCCGCGCGAACAAAAGGTTCAAATATCAGATGTGATGCTTACGCCCACTCCGGCCGTTAGTGAGATGGAAAGCGTTGGCAACGCAGATATGGCCCGGAGGCCCTCACCACAGCCCCCTACCAACGCCGACACGGCAAAAAAGATCATCAAAGAGGGCAACATCCGCTTCGAAACCCGCAACCCAAAAGCCGCGAGACAAAACATCGTAGGCTCACTGCAAAAACTGGGCGGCTATCTTGCCGAAGAAAATGAAACCAACAGCGGCGAAACCAATCAAAAAGAATACAGCCTTAAAATCAGGGTGCCATCCAAAAATTTCGATGCGTTTTTAAATGGCCTTACATCCAGTGCGGATCATATCGAATCGAAAAACATTCACATCCGCGATGTTACTACACAGTTTATTGATACCCGCGCCGAAATCAGCAATAATAAACAACTGGAACAACGCTACCTGCAACTTGCCGCCAAAGCCACCAAAATGACCGATCTGCTGGCTATCGAGGATAAACTGGCCAGCATTCGCACCGCTATCGATTCGGCACAGGGCCAGCTTAATTACCTGAGCAGCCAGGTAAGCTACAGTTCGCTCGATATAAGTTTCTACACCAGGCAAGCCGGCGAAGTAAACCCCGGTACCGGATTTGCTTATAAGTTTAAAACCGCGCTGGGCGAGGGTTGGGAAGTTTTACAAAATATGTTTTTTGCATTAATTGCCTTGTGGCCTTTACTGGCTGTAATAGTGGTTGTTTGGCTGTTGGTAAAGCGTTGGAGAAAAAGGAAAAATATGGTGATAGCTCCGCAGGATATTGCCTGA
- the dapF gene encoding diaminopimelate epimerase, with product MNLHFYKYQGAGNDFILIDNRDNRVDHHNPKLISTLCDRRFGIGGDGLMLLQNKDGYDFEMVYYNADGQPSSMCGNGGRCIVAFAKFLGVIDTETEFLAVDGPHYAKITGEGNWVSLQMIDVNDVSRDAEAYVLNTGSPHYVKLVDGLAGRDMYTEGYAIRNNETYHEKGINVNFVEPMEEGYFVRTFERGVEDETYACGTGVTAVALAMAQHNEQTGHVTTPIKVLGGNLNIRFDYDGKTFTDIFLEGPAERVFEGDVVI from the coding sequence GTGAATTTACACTTTTATAAATACCAGGGCGCTGGTAACGACTTTATTTTAATTGATAACCGCGATAACCGTGTTGATCATCATAATCCTAAGCTGATTTCGACTTTGTGCGATCGTCGTTTCGGTATTGGTGGCGATGGTTTGATGCTGTTGCAGAACAAGGATGGCTACGATTTTGAAATGGTATATTACAATGCCGATGGCCAGCCAAGCAGCATGTGCGGCAATGGCGGCCGTTGTATTGTAGCCTTTGCCAAATTTTTAGGTGTTATTGACACCGAAACTGAATTTTTGGCGGTTGATGGCCCGCATTATGCCAAAATTACCGGCGAAGGCAATTGGGTGAGCCTGCAAATGATAGATGTAAATGATGTAAGCCGGGATGCTGAGGCCTATGTACTCAACACCGGCTCGCCGCACTACGTAAAACTGGTTGATGGCCTTGCCGGCCGCGATATGTACACCGAGGGCTATGCCATCCGCAATAACGAAACCTACCACGAAAAAGGCATCAACGTAAATTTTGTTGAACCGATGGAAGAGGGCTATTTTGTACGCACCTTTGAGCGCGGGGTGGAGGATGAAACTTACGCCTGCGGTACCGGAGTAACCGCCGTAGCCCTGGCCATGGCGCAGCATAACGAGCAAACAGGCCATGTTACCACACCGATAAAAGTATTAGGGGGCAATCTCAATATTCGCTTTGATTATGACGGTAAAACTTTTACTGATATCTTTTTAGAAGGCCCGGCGGAAAGAGTTTTTGAAGGGGATGTGGTGATTTAA